From Pan paniscus chromosome 9, NHGRI_mPanPan1-v2.0_pri, whole genome shotgun sequence, the proteins below share one genomic window:
- the LOC100973526 gene encoding olfactory receptor 52J3, whose translation MFYHNKSTFHPVTFFLIGIPGLEDFHMWISLPFCSVYLVALLGNATILLVIKVEQTLREPMFYFLAILSTIDLALSTTSVPRMLGIFWFDAHEINYGACVAQMFLIHAFTGMEAEVLLAMAFDRYVAICAPLHYATILTSQVLVGISMCIVIRPVLLTLPMVYLIYRLPFCQTHIIAHSYCEHMGIAKLSCGNIRINGIYGLFVVSFFVLNLVLIGISYVYILRAVFRLPSHDAQLKALSTCGAHVGVICVFYIPSVFSFLTHRFGHQIPGYIHILVANLYLIIPPSLNPIIYGVRTKQIRERVLYVFTKK comes from the coding sequence atgttttatCACAACAAGAGCACATTTCACCCAGTCACATTTTTCCTCATTGGAATCCCAGGTCTGGAAGACTTCCACATGTGGATCTCCCTGCCTTTCTGCTCTGTTTACCTTGTGGCTTTGCTGGGCAATGCCACGATTCTGCTAGTCATCAAGGTAGAACAGACTCTCCGGGAGCCCATGTTCTACTTCCTGGCCATTCTTTCCACCATTGATTTGGCCCTTTCTACAACCTCTGTGCCTCGCATGCTGGGTATCTTCTGGTTTGATGCTCACGAGATTAACTATGGAGCTTGTGTGGCCCAGATGTTTCTGATCCATGCCTTCACTGGCATGGAGGCTGAGGTCTTACTGGCTATGGCTTTTGACCGTTATGTGGCCATCTGTGCTCCACTACATTACGCAACCATCTTGACATCCCAAGTGTTGGTGGGCATTAGCATGTGCATTGTAATTCGTCCCGTTTTACTTACACTTCCCATGGTCTATCTTATCTACCGCCTACCCTTTTGTCAGACTCACATAATAGCCCATTCCTACTGTGAGCACATGGGCATTGCAAAATTGTCCTGTGGAAACATTCGTATCAATGGTATCTATGggctttttgtagtttctttctttgttctgaaCCTGGTGCTCATTGGCATCTCGTATGTTTACATTCTCCGTGCTGTCTTCCGCCTCCCATCACATGATGCTCAGCTAAAAGCCCTAAGCACGTGTGGCGCTCATGTTGGGGTCATCTGTGTTTTCTATATCCCTTCAGTCTTCTCTTTCCTTACTCATCGATTTGGACACCAAATACCAGGTTACATTCACATTCTTGTTGCCAATCTCTATTTGATTATCCCACCCTCTCTCAACCCCATCATTTATGGGGTGAGGACCAAACAGATTCGAGAGCGAGTGCTCTatgtttttactaaaaaataa